The Lutibacter sp. Hel_I_33_5 genome has a window encoding:
- a CDS encoding helix-hairpin-helix domain-containing protein gives MNLFKSHFWYTKRQRNGIFFLLLLIIVLQLIYVYVDFSTDDLEGVNQPELIAFQKQIDSLKIIELEKRKPKIYPFNPNYITDFKGYQLGMSTEEIDKLHAFRNTNKFINSKNQFQRVTKVSDSLLSVISPYFKFPDWVIKRNLEKKNTKENFISNFKEKKNTKKGEIVKLNINTSTFKEVLKIPEIDYELCRKIFDYRDEVAELQDISELKKIDGFPLEKYERIILYLEAK, from the coding sequence ATGAACTTATTTAAATCCCATTTCTGGTATACTAAGCGCCAAAGAAATGGGATTTTCTTTTTACTGTTGTTAATTATTGTCCTGCAATTAATATATGTATATGTCGATTTTTCTACTGATGATTTAGAAGGTGTAAATCAACCTGAATTAATTGCTTTTCAGAAACAAATAGACAGTTTAAAAATAATTGAATTAGAGAAAAGAAAGCCAAAAATCTATCCTTTTAACCCTAATTACATTACCGATTTTAAAGGATATCAATTAGGAATGTCTACTGAGGAAATAGATAAGCTTCATGCTTTTAGAAATACTAATAAATTTATCAACTCTAAAAACCAATTTCAACGAGTTACTAAAGTTTCGGATAGTTTACTTTCTGTTATTTCTCCATATTTTAAATTTCCAGATTGGGTTATAAAAAGGAATCTGGAGAAAAAGAATACTAAAGAAAATTTCATTTCGAATTTTAAAGAAAAAAAAAATACCAAAAAAGGCGAAATTGTTAAGTTAAATATTAATACGTCAACATTTAAAGAAGTGTTAAAAATCCCTGAAATAGATTATGAACTTTGTAGGAAAATTTTTGACTATAGAGATGAAGTTGCAGAACTTCAAGATATTTCTGAATTAAAGAAAATCGACGGCTTTCCATTAGAAAAATATGAGAGAATAATCTTATATTTGGAAGCTAAATAA
- a CDS encoding sodium:alanine symporter family protein — protein MKKKLLSLLLLAMPMFSFAQEKGIDQRIDEAFKPISDFFSSVIFFPIYKSESVEIPFVLLLLVASAAFFTIYFKFPNIFHFKTAINVVRGKYDEIDEGHGVDEAYGDNTPGGDIKETIKDESAEGEVTHFQALATAVSGTVGNGNIAGVALAIALGGPGATFWMVVCGFLGMSTKFVECTLGVQYRDVGEDGTVYGGPMYYISKGLKERGFEMLGKIAAVFFAIFCIGGSFGGGNAAQSNQATVVLKELLGLESTAAGAIIGIVLAILVGVIIIGGIKRIAQVTEKVVPFMAGLYVLACLYILGANFSLIDDAFSLIFREAFNPTAIGVGGFIGVLLVGFKRAAFSNEAGAGSASIAHSAVKTKYSASEGLVALLEPFIDTVVICTMTALVIIIFNFGGDASGASIFQYGGDGAGAVIIDGVSYEGAGITSKAFAAYIPFSNVFLTIAVVLFAVSTMISWSYYGLQSWKYLFGRGKKADLTYKLLFLLFVVIGAAASMKSIWDFSDAMIFAMVFPNMVGLYFLFPVVKKQLKRYTDAIKEAKA, from the coding sequence ATGAAGAAAAAACTTCTTTCATTGCTTTTGTTAGCAATGCCTATGTTTTCATTTGCACAAGAAAAAGGAATAGATCAAAGAATCGATGAAGCTTTTAAGCCGATATCAGATTTCTTTAGCAGTGTGATTTTCTTTCCTATTTATAAAAGTGAAAGTGTAGAGATTCCGTTTGTGCTTCTTCTCTTAGTTGCAAGTGCTGCGTTTTTTACTATTTATTTTAAATTTCCAAACATCTTTCATTTTAAGACAGCAATTAATGTCGTTAGAGGTAAATATGATGAAATAGATGAAGGTCATGGTGTTGATGAAGCGTATGGTGATAATACTCCAGGTGGTGATATTAAAGAAACAATAAAAGATGAAAGCGCTGAAGGAGAAGTTACACATTTCCAAGCATTAGCAACTGCTGTTTCAGGTACGGTTGGTAATGGAAATATTGCAGGTGTTGCTTTAGCAATTGCATTAGGTGGTCCAGGAGCTACATTTTGGATGGTAGTTTGTGGATTTTTAGGAATGTCAACAAAATTTGTAGAGTGTACATTGGGAGTTCAATATCGAGATGTAGGAGAAGATGGAACAGTGTATGGTGGACCAATGTACTATATAAGTAAAGGATTAAAAGAACGCGGTTTTGAAATGTTAGGTAAAATTGCTGCAGTTTTCTTTGCAATCTTTTGTATTGGTGGATCGTTTGGTGGTGGTAACGCTGCTCAGTCAAATCAAGCAACTGTAGTTTTAAAAGAATTATTAGGTTTAGAAAGTACAGCTGCAGGAGCAATTATTGGAATTGTGTTAGCTATTTTAGTTGGTGTTATTATTATTGGAGGAATTAAAAGAATTGCTCAGGTAACTGAAAAAGTAGTTCCATTTATGGCAGGATTATATGTGTTAGCATGTTTATATATTTTAGGAGCTAACTTTTCATTAATTGACGATGCATTTTCTTTAATATTTAGAGAAGCTTTTAATCCAACAGCTATTGGAGTTGGAGGATTTATTGGTGTGTTATTAGTAGGATTTAAAAGAGCTGCATTTTCAAATGAAGCAGGAGCGGGTTCTGCTTCAATTGCGCATTCAGCAGTAAAAACAAAATATTCAGCTTCAGAAGGTTTAGTAGCATTGTTAGAGCCATTTATTGATACAGTTGTAATCTGTACAATGACAGCTTTAGTAATAATTATCTTTAACTTTGGAGGAGATGCTTCAGGAGCATCAATTTTTCAATATGGAGGAGACGGAGCAGGAGCTGTAATAATTGATGGTGTTTCTTATGAAGGAGCAGGAATTACTTCAAAAGCATTTGCGGCCTATATTCCTTTTTCTAATGTTTTCTTAACGATAGCAGTTGTGTTATTTGCGGTTTCTACAATGATTTCTTGGTCTTATTACGGTTTGCAATCTTGGAAGTATTTATTCGGTAGAGGTAAAAAAGCAGATCTAACTTACAAATTATTATTTTTATTATTTGTGGTTATTGGTGCGGCAGCAAGTATGAAATCTATTTGGGACTTCTCTGATGCAATGATATTTGCAATGGTATTCCCTAATATGGTTGGTTTGTATTTCTTGTTCCCAGTAGTTAAGAAACAATTGAAAAGATATACAGATGCAATAAAAGAAGCGAAAGCATAA
- a CDS encoding SDR family oxidoreductase, which translates to MKKVVITGSNGLLGQTLLRLLSEEKEEYQVIGFSRGENRSGREDFNYVSVDITVEKELRKQLSKYNPDVIINTAAMTHVDVCEDDKDGCDLLNVEVVKYLKEYSEKNNTHLIHISTDFIFDGKKGYYKETDEPNPLSYYGLSKLKSEEILTNSTIDYTILRTILVYGKVFDMSRSNIVLWVREMLSKGKEITIVDDQFRTPTYVEDLAIACKMAIDQNTTGIFNVSSNELLSIFEIAQQIADSFSLDKSLIKPISTSTLNQTAPRPAKTGFDLSKTNSILGFHPKSFKEDLERFKQTLM; encoded by the coding sequence ATGAAGAAAGTTGTAATCACAGGGAGTAATGGTTTGTTAGGTCAAACTTTATTGAGGTTATTATCAGAAGAAAAAGAAGAGTATCAAGTAATCGGTTTTTCTAGAGGTGAAAACAGAAGTGGGAGAGAAGATTTTAATTATGTTTCTGTTGATATTACTGTTGAAAAAGAACTAAGAAAACAGTTAAGTAAATACAACCCTGATGTTATTATAAATACTGCTGCAATGACGCATGTAGATGTTTGTGAAGATGATAAAGATGGATGTGATTTGCTGAATGTAGAAGTTGTTAAGTATTTAAAAGAATACTCAGAAAAAAATAATACACATTTAATTCATATTTCTACAGACTTTATTTTTGATGGGAAAAAAGGGTATTATAAAGAAACTGATGAGCCAAACCCGTTAAGTTATTATGGGTTGTCAAAATTAAAATCAGAAGAAATTTTAACGAATTCAACCATTGACTATACAATTCTTAGAACTATTTTAGTGTATGGGAAAGTATTTGATATGAGTAGATCCAATATTGTTTTATGGGTAAGAGAAATGCTTTCTAAAGGAAAAGAAATTACTATAGTTGATGATCAATTTAGGACGCCAACGTATGTTGAAGATTTGGCTATAGCTTGTAAAATGGCAATCGATCAAAATACTACTGGAATTTTTAATGTTTCTTCAAATGAATTGTTGAGTATTTTTGAAATTGCTCAACAAATTGCAGATTCTTTTAGTTTAGATAAAAGCTTAATTAAACCAATTTCTACAAGTACTTTAAATCAAACTGCTCCAAGACCTGCAAAAACTGGATTTGATTTGTCAAAAACGAATTCTATTTTAGGGTTTCATCCAAAATCTTTCAAAGAAGATTTAGAAAGATTTAAACAAACATTAATGTAA